One genomic region from Halobacteriovorax sp. HLS encodes:
- a CDS encoding PolC-type DNA polymerase III: MSFLSEQEKEAILRSFPNGIIALDLETTGLSPLIDKVIELSAIKITPYGEEVFDELIDPQIEIPQFTIDIHGITNDMVQGKPLLKDVLPSFVNFMGSLPLVAHNAKFDLGFIVFGMHQCKMDLNEIHVYCSCKFSRYSLKGMPNFKLATLTKELEIPLENHHRALDDAIACLKVYAKGLSVFKKPDRKILNEGYLFKMKDFEKQSDFEIPNGLQPILDKVKKQEIIEIKYRGGSLKNQFRPIRPISFLPMPQGNMLYAHCLHSDMYKSFSLKKISQLREVSEEEKVELLNKIKKNGK; this comes from the coding sequence ATGAGTTTTTTGAGTGAACAAGAAAAAGAAGCGATACTAAGATCCTTTCCAAATGGGATCATAGCGCTTGATCTAGAAACGACAGGACTCTCTCCCCTCATAGATAAAGTGATTGAGTTATCGGCCATAAAGATAACGCCTTACGGCGAAGAGGTATTTGATGAACTCATAGATCCCCAAATCGAAATTCCTCAATTTACAATTGATATTCATGGGATCACGAACGACATGGTGCAAGGTAAGCCATTACTTAAGGATGTCCTTCCATCATTCGTAAATTTTATGGGGAGCCTTCCTCTTGTTGCACACAATGCAAAGTTTGATCTAGGGTTTATTGTTTTTGGCATGCACCAGTGCAAAATGGATTTAAATGAAATACATGTTTATTGTTCATGTAAGTTTTCAAGATACTCGCTCAAAGGTATGCCTAATTTTAAACTAGCTACGCTTACAAAAGAGTTGGAAATCCCTCTTGAAAATCATCATCGCGCACTTGATGATGCAATCGCATGTTTGAAAGTCTATGCAAAAGGACTTTCTGTATTTAAGAAACCTGATCGTAAGATTTTGAATGAGGGTTACCTATTCAAGATGAAGGATTTTGAGAAGCAATCTGACTTTGAAATTCCTAACGGACTACAACCCATTTTAGACAAAGTTAAAAAGCAAGAAATTATAGAGATTAAGTATCGTGGTGGCAGTCTAAAAAATCAATTTAGACCAATTAGACCGATTAGCTTTTTGCCAATGCCGCAAGGTAATATGCTATACGCACATTGCTTGCACAGTGATATGTATAAGTCCTTTTCACTAAAAAAAATCTCCCAACTAAGAGAAGTTAGTGAAGAAGAAAAAGTTGAATTATTAAATAAAATTAAGAAAAATGGAAAATAA
- the lpdA gene encoding dihydrolipoyl dehydrogenase, protein MKSFDVVVIGAGPGGYVAAIRAAQLGKNVAIVEMDKFGGVCLNRGCIPTKAVLKSAHSVHEIAEMKDLGINVELKSLDGAQAVKRAKGISDRISKGVEFLMKKNKITTFIGRAVLKDKNSIEVKSPKGHTETIKAANIILATGAHYRSFPGLEHDGKRLIGAWEAIKMEKLPKSIGIIGAGAIGVEFAYFWNAFGVDVHIFELQKHLLPIEDEDSSKEVEKAYKKYGVKLSLGVEKVSAKNNGNDVTITAVENGKTVDYKFEMGLIAVGMTGNIAGIGLESVGIKTDRGFVEVNDMYQTNVPNIYAIGDLSGPPLLAHAASHEGVVAAEHISGMHPHAIDKMNIAGCTYCQPQVASVGYTERALKEKGIKYNVGKLPFQANGKAVASNETVGFVKTLMGEDGEMLGAHIVGAQATELIHEYVLFRQMEGIDEEIFATVHPHPTLGEFLAESVMNAKGRALNF, encoded by the coding sequence ATGAAGAGTTTTGATGTTGTTGTTATTGGTGCAGGACCTGGTGGTTATGTGGCCGCTATCCGTGCAGCACAGTTAGGAAAAAATGTTGCCATCGTAGAGATGGATAAATTTGGTGGGGTTTGTCTCAATAGAGGATGCATTCCAACTAAAGCGGTTTTAAAATCTGCTCACTCTGTACATGAAATTGCAGAAATGAAAGATCTTGGAATTAATGTTGAGTTGAAGTCTTTAGATGGAGCTCAAGCAGTTAAAAGGGCCAAAGGAATTAGTGATCGAATCTCTAAGGGTGTTGAGTTCTTAATGAAGAAAAATAAAATTACCACTTTTATTGGTAGAGCTGTTTTAAAAGACAAGAACTCTATAGAAGTAAAATCTCCTAAGGGACATACTGAAACAATTAAGGCCGCCAATATCATACTTGCTACAGGAGCTCACTATAGAAGCTTTCCAGGTTTAGAGCATGATGGAAAAAGACTTATTGGTGCATGGGAAGCAATTAAAATGGAAAAGCTCCCAAAGTCTATTGGGATTATTGGAGCAGGTGCTATCGGCGTTGAGTTTGCTTATTTCTGGAATGCTTTTGGAGTAGACGTTCATATATTTGAATTGCAAAAACACTTACTTCCTATAGAAGATGAAGACTCTTCAAAAGAAGTTGAGAAGGCCTATAAGAAGTATGGTGTGAAGTTATCTCTTGGTGTTGAAAAAGTTAGTGCAAAGAATAATGGAAATGACGTTACGATTACAGCTGTTGAAAACGGTAAGACTGTCGATTATAAATTTGAGATGGGATTAATTGCTGTTGGAATGACTGGAAATATCGCCGGAATCGGACTTGAGTCTGTTGGCATCAAAACTGATAGAGGTTTTGTAGAAGTAAATGATATGTACCAAACAAATGTTCCAAATATTTATGCTATTGGTGACCTTTCTGGACCACCTTTACTAGCACATGCAGCTTCTCACGAAGGTGTTGTTGCTGCTGAACATATTTCAGGAATGCATCCTCATGCAATTGATAAAATGAATATTGCTGGTTGTACTTACTGTCAGCCTCAAGTTGCATCTGTTGGTTACACTGAAAGAGCGCTTAAGGAAAAGGGTATAAAGTACAATGTTGGTAAACTTCCATTTCAAGCGAATGGAAAGGCCGTTGCATCTAATGAAACTGTTGGGTTTGTTAAAACTCTAATGGGTGAAGATGGAGAAATGCTAGGAGCACATATTGTTGGTGCACAAGCAACTGAGTTGATTCACGAATACGTTCTTTTTAGACAAATGGAAGGTATTGATGAGGAGATTTTTGCAACTGTTCATCCGCATCCAACGCTTGGTGAATTTTTAGCAGAATCAGTTATGAACGCAAAAGGAAGAGCGCTAAACTTTTAG
- a CDS encoding 2-oxo acid dehydrogenase subunit E2, whose amino-acid sequence MRHDIVMPQMGESITNGTITKWHKAAGDMVEIDETLLEISTDKVESEIPSPIAGKIVEIKYAEGETVDVGILIAVIDDDANASVGGPASAPSAPAPSAPAATTSSAPAAGSERMDVVMPQMGESITNGTITKWHKAPGDMVEIDETLLEISTDKVESEIPSPVAGRIEEILFSEGETVDVGIKIASIEQNLDIPFGAAGGAVAAAASPAQTATVTTTAPAAAAVSGERRFYTPLVKALAAKHGVALSELANISGSGAAGRVNKADFMNYLGNRGSAPTTTSAPAQPARAAAPSAPAAAKAPVFSSSDRVEIVPMDNMRKAIAKNMIASKMTSPHVNSIDQVDMSNLVKFREGFKHEFKKQEGYSLTYTHFILYALVQALKEFPIVNASIDGDNIVYKKDINLGCAVAVPGNGLVVPVIKGADNLNIRGIARALNTLVEKARAKKLTMDDMSGGTYTFTNNGSFGILAATPVILQPQLGIFCVGTIKKTPVCTDELAIAIRDIMYATHTYDHRVIDGEIGSKFLKHVINTLETMDPAALF is encoded by the coding sequence ATGAGACATGATATTGTAATGCCTCAAATGGGTGAATCAATTACAAATGGAACGATCACTAAATGGCATAAAGCCGCTGGTGATATGGTTGAGATTGATGAAACTCTACTTGAAATCTCAACTGACAAAGTTGAATCAGAAATCCCTTCACCAATTGCTGGTAAAATTGTTGAAATCAAATATGCTGAAGGTGAAACTGTTGATGTAGGCATTTTAATCGCAGTTATCGATGATGATGCAAATGCATCTGTTGGTGGACCGGCTTCGGCTCCAAGTGCTCCAGCGCCATCGGCCCCGGCCGCAACAACATCAAGCGCTCCTGCTGCAGGAAGTGAGAGAATGGATGTTGTAATGCCTCAAATGGGGGAGTCAATTACAAATGGAACAATTACTAAGTGGCACAAAGCACCAGGTGATATGGTTGAAATTGATGAAACATTACTTGAAATATCTACTGATAAAGTAGAATCAGAAATACCTTCACCTGTAGCAGGAAGAATTGAAGAGATTCTTTTTTCTGAAGGTGAAACAGTAGATGTTGGAATTAAGATTGCGTCAATTGAACAGAATCTTGATATTCCTTTTGGAGCAGCAGGTGGAGCCGTAGCAGCAGCTGCCTCTCCTGCACAAACTGCAACTGTAACGACGACTGCTCCAGCAGCCGCAGCAGTATCAGGTGAAAGAAGGTTTTATACTCCACTTGTAAAAGCCCTTGCAGCTAAACACGGAGTTGCTCTTAGTGAACTTGCAAATATCTCAGGTAGTGGAGCAGCTGGAAGAGTTAATAAAGCTGACTTTATGAACTACCTCGGAAATCGTGGCTCAGCTCCTACAACAACTTCTGCTCCAGCTCAACCTGCTAGAGCGGCTGCACCATCGGCTCCTGCCGCTGCTAAAGCTCCAGTATTCTCTTCTAGTGATAGAGTTGAGATTGTTCCGATGGATAATATGAGAAAAGCAATTGCTAAGAATATGATTGCTTCTAAAATGACTTCTCCACACGTTAACTCAATTGATCAGGTTGATATGTCTAACCTTGTTAAGTTTAGAGAAGGATTTAAACATGAGTTTAAAAAGCAAGAGGGATACTCTCTTACTTATACTCACTTCATTCTATATGCACTTGTTCAAGCTCTTAAAGAGTTCCCAATTGTTAATGCTTCAATTGATGGAGATAATATTGTTTATAAGAAAGACATTAACCTTGGTTGTGCTGTAGCAGTTCCAGGTAATGGTCTTGTTGTCCCTGTAATTAAAGGAGCAGACAACTTAAATATTAGAGGAATTGCAAGAGCGCTTAATACTCTAGTAGAGAAAGCTAGAGCTAAGAAGCTTACTATGGATGATATGTCTGGTGGAACTTATACTTTCACTAACAATGGTTCATTTGGAATTCTTGCTGCAACTCCAGTTATTCTTCAACCACAGCTTGGTATCTTCTGTGTTGGAACAATCAAGAAGACTCCAGTTTGTACAGATGAGCTAGCAATTGCTATTAGAGATATAATGTATGCAACTCATACTTATGATCACAGAGTAATTGATGGTGAAATTGGTTCTAAATTCTTAAAGCATGTTATAAATACGCTTGAGACAATGGATCCTGCCGCTTTATTCTAA
- a CDS encoding LbtU family siderophore porin, with product MKIISIILLAFALSNTTFAQEQTSKNSDLMYKPNVVFSGYIEVISEYVDNFNTSATSDVYLSEASFTGKSNLSNKISAEIEFFHADGYADLRMDQGFLNYKASGDTTIKVGRYQLPFGKYEASLVYSSYAKVIGKTKQAAVGASVREGIFTFSGYFFNGDADVSIKGDRIDSYGGEINIEKDNWLVALGYINNLNDSERLASKLTTNRKYVDGSVVSLRYQFENGFKLFGEYITSFSRFNSNDLAFKNSGAKISAYHTELSYTRNLWGKKMVFATSLQRSKESVNLSVAQKRYSIGASRELVENMSLYIEYYRDIDYSVADGGTGLKANSIAALFAYTF from the coding sequence ATGAAAATAATATCAATAATACTATTGGCCTTTGCTCTTTCTAATACTACTTTTGCACAAGAGCAGACCAGTAAAAATAGTGATCTAATGTATAAACCAAATGTGGTCTTTTCCGGCTATATCGAAGTGATCAGTGAATATGTTGATAACTTTAATACCTCTGCTACAAGTGATGTTTACTTATCAGAAGCAAGCTTTACGGGAAAGTCTAATCTAAGCAATAAGATCTCAGCAGAAATTGAGTTCTTCCATGCTGATGGTTATGCCGATTTAAGAATGGACCAAGGATTTCTTAACTATAAGGCCTCAGGCGATACCACTATTAAGGTAGGAAGGTACCAGTTACCATTTGGAAAGTACGAAGCAAGTTTAGTTTATTCTAGTTATGCTAAAGTTATCGGTAAAACTAAGCAGGCCGCTGTCGGAGCTTCTGTAAGGGAAGGTATCTTTACATTTAGCGGTTATTTCTTCAACGGAGATGCTGATGTATCTATAAAAGGTGATAGAATTGATAGTTATGGTGGGGAAATTAATATTGAAAAAGATAATTGGTTAGTTGCTCTTGGATATATTAATAATTTGAATGATTCTGAAAGACTTGCTTCAAAGTTGACCACTAATAGAAAGTACGTTGATGGTTCTGTGGTTTCTTTACGATATCAATTTGAAAATGGTTTTAAGCTCTTTGGTGAATATATTACTTCTTTTAGTAGATTTAATAGTAATGACTTGGCCTTTAAAAATAGTGGTGCAAAAATTTCTGCCTACCATACCGAACTTTCCTACACGAGAAATTTGTGGGGAAAGAAAATGGTCTTTGCTACTTCATTGCAAAGGTCTAAGGAATCTGTAAATCTCTCCGTTGCGCAAAAGAGATACTCCATAGGAGCCTCTAGAGAGCTTGTCGAAAATATGAGTCTATATATTGAGTACTACCGTGATATCGATTATTCAGTCGCTGATGGTGGAACTGGACTTAAGGCGAACTCTATTGCTGCTCTATTCGCTTATACATTCTAA
- a CDS encoding restriction endonuclease, whose amino-acid sequence MNSFHIKKFSGFIEEFDEKKLRESLILTGVGQKMASEVIQELMPKIKPGMSSTRVHNLAFSSLQKKSKIHAANYRIKRSILDLGPSGYPFEILCSELFKAKGFATEVGVVVKGKHVSHEVDVIATRPDMTIMAECKFHNSKSHKNDIKTALYIHARSLDIKNNPDSRDFDKFAICTNTHFSGDAVTYANGVGMMLLSLNKDPEYSMIGNIIRYKVYPITCLRTIKKKVASILLERKIVVIKQLEENIDMLEELDYDEHDRFLVLKEIQKLRQQ is encoded by the coding sequence ATGAATAGTTTTCATATAAAGAAATTTTCTGGCTTTATTGAAGAATTTGATGAAAAAAAATTGAGAGAGAGTCTTATCTTAACTGGGGTTGGGCAAAAGATGGCATCTGAGGTTATTCAGGAGCTAATGCCAAAAATTAAACCCGGAATGAGTTCTACAAGAGTTCATAATCTCGCTTTTTCTAGTTTACAAAAAAAATCTAAAATACATGCAGCTAACTATCGTATAAAAAGATCTATATTGGACTTAGGTCCATCAGGCTATCCTTTTGAAATCCTTTGTAGCGAACTTTTTAAAGCAAAAGGGTTTGCAACAGAAGTAGGGGTTGTTGTTAAAGGAAAACACGTTAGTCATGAAGTCGATGTTATAGCGACTAGACCAGATATGACTATCATGGCGGAGTGCAAGTTTCATAATTCAAAATCTCATAAGAATGATATCAAGACGGCCCTCTATATTCACGCGAGATCTCTTGATATTAAAAATAATCCAGATTCAAGAGATTTTGATAAGTTTGCTATTTGTACTAATACACACTTTTCCGGAGATGCTGTAACTTATGCTAATGGTGTTGGTATGATGTTGCTCTCTCTCAATAAAGACCCTGAGTATTCAATGATTGGAAATATTATTAGATATAAAGTCTATCCGATTACTTGTCTTAGAACGATTAAGAAGAAGGTGGCTTCGATTCTGCTGGAAAGAAAAATTGTAGTGATCAAGCAATTAGAGGAAAATATAGATATGCTTGAAGAACTAGACTATGACGAACATGATCGATTCTTAGTTTTAAAAGAAATCCAAAAATTGAGGCAACAATGA
- a CDS encoding MBL fold metallo-hydrolase, whose amino-acid sequence MKISFLGATKTVTGSKYLIEAKSKKFLVDCGLYQGQKEEQLLNRESLGFMAKDLDAIFLTHGHLDHCGMIPKLVKEGFQGKIFATAATIEIAKIILIDSAKIQESDASKYTSEKNPLSTPLYDAQDVQKSFELFSPVEFDHIFSCHGLEVTFRRAGHILGASCVYIKEDKTVLFSGDLGRLNDPLMPAPSEIHHCDLIVMESTYGNRIHSKKDPVIELEKILERVVKDSKVLLVPSFAVARAQLFIHYLSEIFSRREDLKIPAFVNSPMTNLVTEVYRNYSEQTNLTKESFSDSMSGVRFLEFSKEYSKLNKRKGPLIIIAASGMVSGGRVLEHLDHFGKYDNNIVLLIGYQGEGTIGHDLQHDKNEISLLGHKMTVKAQVNFLENLSAHADQSELLEWLSTNKNPEAKVVLVHGDEQAQLELKSVIEQKLKLEVDLSKVIKEIDC is encoded by the coding sequence ATGAAAATATCATTCTTAGGGGCAACTAAAACGGTTACTGGTTCTAAGTATCTTATTGAAGCTAAATCTAAGAAGTTTCTTGTAGATTGTGGCCTTTATCAAGGCCAAAAAGAAGAGCAGCTGTTAAACCGAGAGTCTCTTGGATTTATGGCCAAGGATCTAGATGCAATATTTTTAACACATGGGCATCTCGACCACTGTGGAATGATTCCAAAGTTAGTAAAAGAAGGTTTTCAAGGGAAGATTTTTGCAACTGCAGCTACGATTGAAATTGCAAAAATTATTTTAATTGATAGCGCTAAAATACAAGAGTCTGATGCATCTAAATATACGTCAGAAAAGAATCCCCTTTCTACACCTCTCTATGATGCACAAGATGTTCAAAAGTCTTTTGAACTCTTTAGTCCCGTAGAATTTGACCATATCTTTTCTTGTCACGGTCTTGAAGTTACTTTTAGAAGAGCTGGTCATATTCTTGGAGCCTCTTGTGTCTATATTAAAGAAGATAAGACTGTTTTATTCTCAGGAGACCTTGGCAGGTTAAATGATCCGTTAATGCCAGCACCTAGTGAGATTCACCACTGTGATTTAATTGTGATGGAGTCAACCTATGGAAATAGAATTCATTCTAAAAAGGATCCTGTCATTGAGCTTGAGAAGATCTTAGAAAGAGTTGTAAAAGATAGTAAAGTCTTACTAGTTCCTAGTTTTGCAGTAGCAAGAGCACAACTCTTTATTCATTACTTGAGTGAAATTTTCTCTAGAAGGGAAGATTTAAAAATACCTGCATTTGTGAATAGTCCAATGACGAATCTTGTTACTGAAGTTTACAGAAATTACTCTGAACAAACTAATTTAACTAAAGAGAGTTTCAGTGATTCTATGAGTGGAGTTAGATTTTTAGAGTTCTCCAAAGAGTATTCTAAATTAAACAAGAGAAAGGGTCCCTTGATCATTATTGCTGCGAGTGGAATGGTTAGTGGAGGTAGAGTCCTTGAACATCTAGATCATTTTGGAAAGTACGATAATAATATTGTGCTATTAATAGGTTATCAAGGTGAGGGGACTATTGGCCATGACCTTCAACATGACAAAAATGAGATTTCTTTGTTGGGTCATAAAATGACAGTTAAGGCCCAAGTCAATTTCTTGGAAAACCTTTCGGCCCATGCTGATCAGTCAGAGTTGTTGGAATGGCTTTCGACAAATAAAAATCCAGAGGCAAAAGTTGTTCTTGTTCATGGTGATGAGCAGGCACAACTTGAATTAAAATCTGTAATTGAACAGAAGCTTAAGTTGGAAGTCGATCTTTCTAAGGTTATTAAAGAGATTGATTGTTAG
- a CDS encoding 3D domain-containing protein — MKFLLIISLLFVVSCASKVRTVVDFDFSSKDIEGKELSLWGTNYYTPVYHVKMNGIPLKDLGDNSLVSGVYPVLLSRKEWCYSAMEGSVSVIFPGGTMNTYNYAGTTTKQVDCSPYFGDDFPATNKVRFRSARSRWGDGIENYSLIPYRTIAVDPSVIPFGSAVFIPKAKGIKFMWLGESFVHDGFFFAGDKGGAIKGNHIDLFTGTNKDHVFNFITNKKSGLFKAIILNNSSVTVELKKLHEISY, encoded by the coding sequence ATGAAGTTTTTATTAATTATTTCTCTTCTTTTTGTAGTCTCTTGTGCGAGTAAAGTTCGCACTGTGGTGGACTTTGATTTCTCTTCAAAAGATATTGAGGGTAAAGAGCTAAGTCTTTGGGGAACAAATTATTATACCCCTGTATACCATGTAAAAATGAACGGTATTCCCCTTAAGGATCTGGGAGATAATTCACTCGTTAGTGGTGTATATCCTGTTTTGCTTTCAAGAAAAGAGTGGTGCTATAGCGCAATGGAAGGTTCTGTAAGTGTTATTTTTCCTGGAGGAACGATGAATACTTATAATTATGCCGGAACAACAACTAAGCAGGTCGATTGTAGTCCATACTTTGGAGATGATTTTCCTGCCACTAATAAAGTGAGATTTCGCTCAGCTAGATCTAGATGGGGAGATGGAATTGAGAATTATTCTCTCATACCTTATCGTACAATTGCAGTAGACCCATCGGTTATTCCTTTTGGGAGTGCAGTTTTTATTCCTAAGGCCAAGGGAATAAAATTTATGTGGCTAGGTGAGAGTTTTGTCCATGATGGCTTCTTCTTTGCTGGAGATAAGGGAGGGGCAATAAAAGGTAATCACATTGATTTATTTACAGGTACAAATAAAGATCATGTATTTAACTTCATAACCAATAAGAAAAGTGGTCTCTTTAAGGCAATTATTCTAAATAACTCAAGTGTAACTGTTGAACTTAAGAAATTACACGAAATTTCATACTAA
- the hemN gene encoding oxygen-independent coproporphyrinogen III oxidase: MENLIKKYSTNAPRYTSYPPLPFWNGAPELQTWFSHLRETLTDDNSIDLYIHIPFCEKLCRYCGCQRVITRNRDKGTDLVEIILKEWDIYKSQLGDIRINSIHFGGGTPTFLRPQDLDLLLSKLSPMFNEGFIGAMEIDPRTCLDEHIELLVKYGFNKVSLGIQDFDLEVQEAITRIQPFEMVKTLVDKLNDKGIEDINFDLIYGLPKQTLDSVSSTIEKVVQLAPSSISFYSYAHVPWKISNQKLINEKDLATGIDKFNLFVKAREEFSKFEYIEIGFDHFAKKGSLLANAKEQGYLTRNFMGYTHKKASALIGLGPSSISYSLKSFLQNEKDVGKYTEGVKSGEIAVINGHIQSELDLENEKKIIEFLCHESIELTDQIDGLSKEFIADELGEIKGNKYVVTDKGRPFMRNFAMLLDPYMSGTVKNFSKTI, from the coding sequence ATGGAAAATCTAATCAAAAAATACTCTACCAATGCCCCAAGATACACCAGTTATCCTCCTCTTCCTTTTTGGAATGGGGCTCCTGAACTTCAGACATGGTTCTCTCATCTGCGGGAAACTTTAACAGATGATAATTCAATAGACCTTTATATTCACATTCCTTTTTGTGAAAAGCTTTGCCGCTACTGTGGTTGCCAAAGAGTCATCACGAGAAATAGAGATAAGGGAACTGATCTTGTCGAAATAATATTAAAAGAGTGGGATATTTATAAATCACAATTAGGTGATATTAGAATTAATTCCATTCATTTTGGTGGAGGGACTCCAACATTTCTAAGGCCACAAGACCTAGATTTACTACTTAGTAAGCTATCTCCTATGTTTAATGAAGGTTTTATAGGTGCCATGGAGATTGATCCTAGAACCTGCTTAGATGAACATATTGAACTATTAGTTAAGTACGGCTTTAATAAAGTATCGCTTGGTATCCAGGACTTTGATCTAGAAGTTCAAGAGGCCATTACAAGAATTCAACCATTTGAAATGGTTAAGACTCTTGTAGATAAGCTTAATGATAAGGGAATAGAAGATATTAACTTTGATTTAATTTATGGTCTTCCAAAGCAAACTCTAGACTCTGTTTCGAGCACAATTGAAAAAGTTGTACAGCTTGCACCTAGTTCAATTTCTTTTTATAGTTATGCTCACGTGCCGTGGAAAATTTCCAACCAGAAACTCATTAATGAGAAAGATCTAGCAACAGGTATCGATAAATTTAATCTCTTTGTTAAGGCGAGAGAAGAGTTTTCTAAATTTGAATATATAGAAATAGGTTTTGACCACTTTGCTAAGAAAGGAAGTTTACTTGCTAATGCTAAAGAGCAAGGCTATTTGACACGTAATTTTATGGGATATACCCATAAAAAGGCTTCTGCATTAATTGGACTAGGTCCAAGCTCAATATCTTATTCGTTAAAGAGCTTTCTTCAAAATGAAAAAGATGTGGGCAAATACACTGAAGGAGTAAAAAGTGGTGAGATTGCTGTTATAAATGGTCATATTCAATCTGAATTAGATTTAGAGAACGAAAAGAAGATCATTGAATTTCTTTGCCATGAATCAATTGAGCTTACTGATCAAATTGATGGACTCTCTAAAGAATTTATTGCAGATGAGCTCGGAGAAATTAAAGGAAATAAATACGTTGTGACTGATAAAGGTAGACCTTTTATGAGAAACTTTGCAATGTTATTAGATCCATATATGAGTGGAACAGTTAAGAATTTTTCAAAAACTATATAA
- a CDS encoding endonuclease I family protein: MKNLILLASILFSTLTLAGHTYYPQSFQDSLDNGNLKDEALRQAIKKVLKSSHSKHSNGPDTLGCNRGEGQCYSNINLGYKGARTHLFGNVELGHLEQVDGKYQLVDVYCQKKFTSGSAGTIGPRSIPNSNMLNCEHTWPQSKFTGSDSRFQKSDLHHLFPTDSKANSVRGNHDFGIVNSGRAPTSNCSASQATSRAYQPPFEHRGNVARAMFYFAVRYDGKINDKMESALRKWHEEDPVDQAEIDRNNAVYKVQNNRNPFIDYPNLIYKLKNL, translated from the coding sequence TTGAAAAACCTTATTTTACTGGCCTCAATTCTCTTTTCGACACTAACCCTTGCTGGACATACTTATTACCCGCAATCATTCCAAGACTCTTTGGATAATGGTAATTTAAAAGATGAAGCTCTAAGACAGGCCATTAAGAAGGTTTTAAAAAGCTCTCACTCTAAGCACTCAAACGGTCCAGACACCCTAGGTTGCAACAGAGGCGAAGGTCAGTGTTACTCAAATATTAACTTGGGTTATAAAGGAGCAAGAACTCATCTCTTTGGAAATGTAGAACTTGGACACCTTGAACAAGTAGACGGAAAATATCAGTTAGTTGATGTTTACTGCCAAAAGAAGTTCACTTCAGGAAGCGCTGGAACAATCGGACCTAGAAGTATTCCAAATAGTAATATGCTTAATTGTGAACATACATGGCCACAAAGTAAGTTTACAGGTTCAGATAGCCGTTTCCAAAAAAGTGATCTACACCACCTCTTTCCTACTGACTCTAAAGCTAATAGCGTAAGAGGAAATCATGACTTTGGAATTGTAAATTCTGGACGTGCTCCAACAAGTAACTGTAGTGCTTCACAAGCAACATCAAGAGCATATCAGCCACCATTTGAGCATAGAGGAAATGTTGCAAGAGCAATGTTCTACTTCGCTGTTAGATACGATGGTAAAATAAACGATAAAATGGAAAGTGCTCTTAGAAAGTGGCACGAAGAAGATCCTGTAGATCAGGCAGAAATAGATAGAAATAACGCAGTTTACAAAGTTCAAAATAATAGAAATCCATTTATTGATTATCCAAACCTTATTTATAAGTTAAAAAACCTGTAA
- a CDS encoding endonuclease I family protein: MKFAASLLVLLVSINTFASSNYYPQKYVTGLEEGTLRGAELKESLFKILTSSHQKSNNGRDKLGCSSSSNGRCYQYKVLGYKGARKVLFGKLHLEESSNGYYVKDVYCRKEITNRDTKIGPNLIPNSNIMNCEHTWPQSKFTNKFDNETQKSDLHHLYPTDSRANSIRGNYDFSNVGSGELNNCEASRSEGHGGKFEPPTEHKGNVARALFYFSVRYQIEINAQQEKVLRQWHNQDPVDAEEMERNEGIYTVQQNRNPFIDFPHLVDSIQNF, encoded by the coding sequence ATGAAATTTGCTGCTTCCCTTTTAGTTTTACTTGTATCAATTAACACATTTGCTTCTAGCAATTACTACCCTCAAAAGTATGTAACTGGTCTTGAAGAAGGTACCTTAAGAGGTGCTGAGCTTAAAGAATCACTTTTCAAAATTTTAACAAGCTCTCACCAAAAATCTAATAATGGCAGAGACAAGCTAGGGTGTAGCTCTTCATCAAATGGTAGATGTTATCAATATAAAGTTCTCGGTTATAAAGGAGCTAGAAAAGTTCTTTTTGGAAAACTACATCTTGAAGAATCTAGCAACGGTTACTACGTAAAAGACGTTTACTGTCGTAAAGAAATAACAAATAGAGATACAAAAATTGGACCGAACTTAATCCCAAACAGTAATATTATGAACTGTGAGCACACTTGGCCACAGAGTAAGTTCACTAATAAGTTTGATAACGAAACTCAAAAAAGTGATCTTCACCACCTATACCCTACTGACTCAAGAGCAAATAGCATTAGAGGTAATTACGACTTTTCAAATGTTGGTTCTGGAGAGCTCAATAACTGTGAAGCCTCAAGATCTGAAGGGCATGGAGGAAAATTTGAGCCACCAACTGAACACAAAGGTAATGTTGCAAGAGCACTTTTTTACTTCTCAGTTAGATATCAAATCGAAATAAACGCACAGCAAGAAAAAGTTTTAAGACAGTGGCACAATCAAGACCCTGTAGATGCTGAAGAAATGGAAAGAAATGAGGGAATTTACACTGTTCAACAAAACAGAAACCCATTCATTGATTTTCCTCACCTCGTAGACTCAATACAGAATTTCTAA